A genomic segment from Daphnia pulex isolate KAP4 chromosome 5, ASM2113471v1 encodes:
- the LOC124194818 gene encoding uncharacterized protein LOC124194818, with protein sequence MQMFRDGLENFLITAAQEVPSNFSVYVDQFRRNLIAPHILALSIQAFDIFTPLARDGRLYFVPSRSNTPLVPGVPYRNARTWMTDTLQSVYSRTQSYRAKVEERTLQIIDGWNNGTFQLESTATSLIFVFYHLDDGLSMTALTRGTLLSPLNGECPIVRLGTFALYTANCGNIIFEKGTWSYFIDVMGSSTVRLDTFFSSDSVSPVRVKTWTNSIENKQIDWRSQRVVIYALATQQEKAVSGLNLLAHISV encoded by the exons ATGCAG ATGTTCCGTGACGgtttggaaaattttctgATCACAGCCGCCCAGGAAGTGCCGAGCAATTTCAGCGTTTACGTCGACCAATTCCGGCGCAATTTGATCGCGCCACACATTCTGGCGTTGAGCATCCAGGCTTTCGACATTTTCACTCCTTTAGCTCGTGACGGACGGCTCTACTTCGTGCCCAGCAGGAGCAATACCCCACTCGTTCCAGGAGTGCCGTACCGTAACGCTCGGACGTGGATGACCGATACCCTGCAGTCGGTGTACAGCCGAACGCAATCCTACCGAGCCAAG GTGGAAGAACGGACACTCCAAATCATCGACGGCTGGAATAATGGAACTTTTCAACTGGAATCAACTGCCACCAGTTTGATATTCGTCTTTTATCATCTCGACGATGGATTGAGCATGACGGCGTTAACGAGAGGAACTTTGCTCAGCCCTTTAAACGGAGAGTGCCCGATTGTTCGACTCGGCACATTCGCCCTGTACACGGCAAATTGTGGCAACATCATTTTCGAG aaaggCACCTGGTCTTATTTCATCGACGTCATGGGCTCAAGCACAGTTCGCCTGGACACATTCTTTTCTAGTGATTCCGTCAGTCCAGTTAGAGTGAAAACGTGGACGAATTcgattgaaaataaacaaatcgaTTGGAGGAGCCAGCGGGTCGTCATCTACGCTCTGGCGACCCAGCAGGAAAAGGCCGTCAGCGGTTTGAATCTCTTGGCCCACATCTCCG tctga
- the LOC124195041 gene encoding protein let-418-like, translated as MTTLEKKYEYVIQAIEHLKHRKARPDLEGIKNYAFRRHGIDPVTCCADVDELIENEQIIKVEFKGRTSYRNAAKYFGPDAANTSTTVESSPQQQPRDASPEPVTYSSAVTAAIAAILCDQPTPPSQTGAVNIRSIASYLQSRDHGRYSRKYIDNLIDREITACNIASISKETFTLPPSVLKNLDRRWKHEHMKSKRKSTGAAEDLNKSKNQLNKSKNVPSKVEKSPPPTPPRPERVGQRMKRAKKVFDPSDVEVIPRKRGRPVGTGRKNRELRNSFATTPERSKSPFLLTGSSPPNSYSHSEFKACLLCKYYTVILRGVTSKMLVCSECNRNVHAKCLGFDQDVLPRVPESEWKCPDCRPCSICKLVQEQDTVLLCCECDTTFHRSCLASPPASTPDGCYWACDDCRANESVEKTPVKDSSSEEGKVENNSSKISSSSSFQPLAPISLGPWVFGTRQLELKGPPFEWNCVPNPDPSIPDASLWTSEDVQSYFSRLGFEEQAALLRHNEIDGPSLLLMKRNDVVGNMGLKLGPAVKIYNHIRRLQTRRDDLIYA; from the exons ATGACCACGTTAGAGAAGAAGTACGAATACGTGATACAGGCCATAGAGCATTTAAAGCACAGAAAAGCCAGGCCGGATCTCGAAGGAATCAAGAATTACGCTTTCCGACGCCACGGCATCGATCCCGTAACGTGTTGCGCGGACGTCGATGAGCTCATcgaaaatgaacaaatcaTCAAAGTGGAATTCAAGGGCCGCACCAGCTACCGCAATGCAGCCAAATATTTTGGGCCGGACGCTGCGAATACTTCCACCACAGTGGAGAGTTctccacagcagcagcccagagATGCTAGTCCTGAACCAGTTACCTACAGCTCTGCTGTCACAGCAGCTATTGCAGCTATTCTTTGCGATCAGCCAACTCCTCCAAGTCAAACTGGAGCTGTAAACATACGAAG cATTGCAAGTTACCTGCAGTCAAGAGATCATGGGAGATATTCCAGAAAGTATATTGACAATCTCATTGACCGGGAGATAACAGCTTGCAACATAGCTTCCATCAGCAAGGAAACCTTTACCTTGCCACCAAGTGTCTTGAAAAATCTTGATCGTAGGTGGAAGCATGAGCACATGAAAAGCAAAAGGAAGTCGACTGGGGCAGCAGAAGACTTGAACAAATCAAAGAATCAATTGAACAAGAGCAAAAATGTTCCTAGCAAAGTGGAAAAGTCGCCACCACCGACGCCACCCCGACCAGAACGTGTCGGCCAACGAATGAAA AGGGCCAAGAAAGTTTTCGACCCGTCAGACGTCGAGGTGATCCCCAGAAAACGCGGTCGCCCCGTTGGGACGGGCAGAAAAAACCGTGAATTGCGCAATAGCTTTGCCACGACACCGGAGCGATCCAAAAGTCCGTTTCTATTAACCGGATCTTCGCCCCCCAACAGCTACTCGCATTCCGAGTTCAAAGCGTGTCTCCTCTGCAAATACTACACCGTCATACTACGAGGAGTCACCTCAAAAATGCTCGTCTGCTCCGAATGCAACCGAAACG TTCACGCCAAATGCTTGGGATTCGATCAAGACGTCCTGCCCCGTGTCCCGGAGTCGGAATGGAAATGCCCCGATTGCCGTCCCTGCAGCATCTGTAAACTTGTTCAGGAACAG GACACGGTTCTGTTATGCTGCGAGTGCGACACGACGTTCCACCGCTCGTGCCTGGCTTCACCACCGGCGTCTACGCCCGACGGATGTTACTGGGCTTGCGACGACTGCCGAGCCAACGAGTCGGTGGAGAAGACTCCGGTCAAGGACAGCTCGTCGGAAGAAGGCAAAGTTgagaacaacagcagcaagatctcgtcgtcatcgtcgtttCAGCCCTTGGCGCCCATTAGTCTCGGTCCGTGGGTGTTTGGCACGCGCCAACTGGAACTCAAGGGCCCTCCGTTCGAGTGGAATTGCGTCCCCAATCCCGACCCGAGTATTCCCGACGCTTCGCTCTGGACTTCGGAAGACGTTCAAAGTTACTTCAGCCGGCTGGGATTCGAAGAGCAGGCCGCTCTGTTGCGCCACAAT GAAATCGACGGTCCGTCCCTGTTGCTGATGAAGAGAAACGACGTCGTCGGCAACATGGGATTGAAGCTGGGCCCGGCCGTCAAGATCTACAACCACATTCGCCGTCTGCAGACACGTCGCGACGATCTGATTTACGCTTAA
- the LOC124195042 gene encoding islet cell autoantigen 1-like, with the protein MATHGYSGNSFDRWVEQSSIHGTASDNTMNKMQHQFWVAKQTILRRLGKKEDDCVVASDAELDAKLELFLSIQETCSQLYKVVEQYQERLQVLAQEENTFGHFLRTNGELDKTCAGKMMNAVGKAMIYSAQQRVSLRSPLTRLYQEVETFCQRAVEDTSYTVNEMEKCRNDYRGALLWMKNVSQELDPDTFKQLEKFRRVQSHVRASKSKFDRHKLACLQKIDLLAAARCNMFSHGLIVYQDNMATFWKRTSSAMTTVSEAYKGYQPYEFTFVKGLTYPSLKLAAEKSSSPEPKFEFFFESEFRDEEKPDTSSRNEDRKSAQREKSTTNKGRSKSKSNKKESSESKPLLGKCSDDLLGGDGMDDLLGLDLTSGNDSDALLLELASLDFGHLPSTMDEPSQGLVTNDDLTFQNDQSFLANFDQVFGSTKPETEGDWNSFLPSHFLTSNFVSDESSLLLSDTSAPSLLSAESNAPKDSTEKKNLSENTSKKAMGKDMSSWYNLFADLDPLGNPDALSNNKKEDDDRNC; encoded by the exons ATGGCAACGCA TGGTTACAGTGGAAACTCCTTTGATCGTTGGGTTGAGCAGTCATCCATTCATGGTACTGCTAGTGACAACACAATGAATAAGATGCAGCACCAGTTCTGGGTTGCCAAGCAAACCATCTTGAGAAGGCTTggcaaaaaagaagatgattgTGTAGTCGCCTCTGATGCTGAACTGGATGCCAAGCTGGAACTGTTTTTGTCCATCCAAGAAACATGTTCCCAACTGTACAAAGTTGTAGAGCAATATCAGGAAAGACTACAAG TTCTTGCCCAAGAGGAAAATACTTTTGGCCACTTCCTGCGAACTAATGGAGAACTAGACAAAACATGTGCTGGTAAGATGATGAATGCTGTTGGAAAGGCAATGATCTATTCAGCTCAGCAGCGTGTTAGTTTGCGCTCTCCGCTGACCCGCCTGTACCAA GAAGTGGAAACGTTTTGCCAAAGAGCTGTTGAAGATACCTCTTATACTGttaatgaaatggaaaaatgtcGCAATGATTATCGGG GTGCGTTACTCTGGATGAAGAACGTCTCTCAGGAACTGGACCCAGACACTTTCAAGCAATTAGAAAAATTCCGTCGTGTGCAGAGTCACGTCCGCGCTAGCAAATCTAaatttgatcgccacaagctgGCTTGTCTACAGAAAATTGATTTACTGGCAGCTGCGCGTTGCAATATGTTCTCTCATGGTCTTATTGTGTACCAGGATAACATGGCCACATTTTGGAAGAGAACTTCGAGTGCTATGACTACTGTTTCTGAAGCTTATAAAG GTTACCAGCCTTATGAGTTTACTTTTGTGAAAGGGTTGACCTATCCTTCACTGAAGCTAGCCGCCGAAAAATCCTCGTCTCCTGAGCCAAAATT CGAGTTCTTTTTTGAAAGCGAATTTCGCGATGAAGAAAAGCCAGATACTTCAAGTCGAAATGAGGATCGCAAGAGTGCACAAAGAGAAAAGTCAACCACTAACAAAGGACGTTCCAAGTCTAAATCGAACAAGAAAGAATCGTCAGAAAGCAAACCATTACTTGGAAAATGTTCTGATGATCTTCTAGGAGGCGACGGGATGGATGATCTTTTAGGATTGGACCTCACCAGTGGCAATGATTCTGACGCTTTGCTTCTGGAATTGGCTTCTTTGGATTTTGGACATCTTCCTTCGACAATGGATGAGCCCTCACAAGGCCTCGTAACAAACGATGATCTGACATTCCAAAATGACCAATCGTTTCTAGCTAACTTCGATCAAGTTTTCGGGTCAACTAAACCAGAAACTGAGGGCGATTGGAATTCTTTTCTACCTTCCCATTTTCTAACAAGCAACTTTGTTAGTGACGAGTCATCTCTTTTGCTTTCGGACACGTCTGCGCCTTCGTTGCTGTCTGCTGAATCGAATGCTCCAAAGGACTctaccgagaaaaaaaatctgagcGAAAACACTtcaaaaaag GCGATGGGCAAAGACATGTCATCCTGGTACAATCTTTTTGCCGATCTCGATCCACTAGGGAATCCCGATGCTttgagcaacaacaaaaaggaagaTGACGATcgtaattgttaa
- the LOC124195043 gene encoding RNA polymerase II transcriptional coactivator-like, translating into MPRTSGKNNKRKKVSSAEEESGSASSSDSGPEDRNPPPKTEAAKSKKPAAATASGAAKSVQQSEDAEPSWNLDKQRVLKVRSWRGKTFIDIREYYEKDGKQLPGKKGISLNSTQWSKLKSIISEVDEALEAI; encoded by the exons ATGCCTAGAACCTCTGGTAAAAATAACAAGCGTAAGAAGGTGTCCAGTGCAGAGGAAGAATCTGGAAGTGCCAGCTCTTCTGACAGTGGACCTGAagat AGGAATCCTCCACCCAAAACGGAGGCTGCCAAATCTAAAAAACctgcagcagcaactgctTCAGGGGCAGCTAAGAGTGTTCAGCAATCTGAAGACGCTGAGCCATCATGGAATCTGGATAAGCAACGTGTTCTGAAAGTCCGATCTTGGAGAGGAAAA ACATTCATTGATATTCGTGAATATTatgaaaaagatggaaagcAGTTGCCAGGGAAAAAGGGGATCAGTTTGAATAGCACTCAATGGAGCAAGTTGAAGTCAATAATTTCAGAAGTTGATGAAGCATTGGAAGCCATTTAA
- the LOC124195040 gene encoding importin-11-like produces MANIQLSINPSVKAAIFEALQAGVSENTALIKEAEIYLKTVESTPVFHLTLIEIITNTSVDVKVRWLASVYFKNGIDRYWRKNTSNSIPEGEKSVLRQKLIGHIHEPVLQVATQLAIIISKIARYDYPKEWPELLPSLLHLVRTEDDLVQQRALLYLHHVTKSLASKRLAGDRRAFQDLSSEMYSYVYALYSHLSQTLLQQMEAGNAEIVGATMEKALLCLRVMRKLTVHGFKTPHQTNTVMEFVQSLYERIKNLLQYRQVVLSNDTLLALCEKYLVVHCKVLRDLLDFHPFSFVPFIRMTVEFVLHYLFQPENQVLLFDSFVVQSLNLVKGIVLCAEYRPAKVIEDTKEPATLEAYRIKSEVFTPESLSLMCRQLIENYLLLSQEDLHVWETNPEEFAAEEGGEAWKYSLRPCTGCLFLSLFHEYQSILSPVLISMLNESMGLIPPDDMNRIIKKDALYNAIGLAAFELFDEVDFDRWFSQVLLQELRVKENNYRILRRRVVWLLGRWIGVKLSVDLRPLIYETVLGLMEPSEDLVIRLSAAVTLRSALDDFEFNAEQFLPFLERSFSLLFTLLKETEECETKMNVLNVMSLLIELLGNQMKPFLGTLLQLLPALWDASEEHNLLRCAIISTLVHVVKGVGSNTEDLLHCLLPVVAYSTDSEQPAHVYLLDDALALWQAMIESLSQANPQVLQLLNNMPQLLELGSENLIICCDILKAYIYLCPDEFFAMYGSRIVNVLMEQIVDMRPEGEIRVMSVIESMLVNRPETAASIVSPILPFVVSSLLDGSSTALIITSFFSAISRVVLASKDIFFQVIAEVARREKQTPEFVLDKFMTLWIDKMSSVFALEKKKLLAIALASLLTCQSDIILDKVCGLFMRICETINDILPPTDSGEEIDRLVYTPGHVQADEGEEEVDNEHLKRYISTRRSLDPVFTLPLPTYFRSQISQLEAQVGSSRFQEMTQTVDNETLEMMRNFLGSHPRNNQL; encoded by the exons ATGGCCAATATCCAACTGTCAATCAACCCCTCAGTGAAAGCAGCTATTTTTGAAGCGCTGCAAGCTGGTGTTAGTGAAAATACAGCCTTGATTAAGGAGgcagaaatttatttgaaaactgTTGAGAGTACTCCTGTTTTCCACCTAACATTGATT GAAATTATCACTAACACTTCAGTTGATGTAAAAGTGCGTTGGCTGGCTTCTGTGTACTTCAAAAATGGGATTGACAGATATTGGCGTAAAAATACATCCAA TTCAATTCCTGAAGGTGAAAAATCTGTTTTACGGCAGAAACTGATTGGTCACATACATGAACCTGTCCTACAAGTTGCTACACAACTAGCCATCATCATTTCTAAAATTGcaag ATATGACTATCCCAAGGAATGGCCAGAATTGCTGCCTTCCCTCTTGCATCTTGTGAGAACTGAAGATGATTTGGTTCAACAAAGAGCCTTGCTGTACTTGCATCATGTGACAAAATCTCTTGCCTCTAAAAGACTGGCAGGTGATCGACGCGCGTTCCAGGATCTGAGTTCCGAAATGTACAGCTATGTTTACGCCCTTTATAGTCATCTGAGTCAAACGCTTCTGCAACAA ATGGAGGCGGGTAATGCTGAAATAGTTGGGGCTACGATGGAGAAAGCATTACTGTGTTTGCGCGTTATGCGTAAATTGACTGTTCATGGTTTTAAGACACCTCATCAAACCAATACTGTTATGGAATTCGTTCAGAGTTTGTACGAGCGAATTAAAAACCTTCTCCAATACC GTCAAGTTGTTCTTTCCAATGACACATTGTTGGCGTTGTGcgaaaaatatttggttgTTCATTGCAAGGTTCTCCGGGATCTCCTCGACTTCcatcctttttcctttgtccCGTTTATCCGTATGACCGTAGAGTTCGTTCTTCACTATTTGTTCCAACCAGAGAACCAAGTTCTACTCTTCGATTCCTTTGTTGTGCAGTCCCTAAATCTGGTGAAGGGCATTGTACTTTGTGCCGAATATAGACCAGCAAAGGTTATCGAAG ATACCAAAGAGCCTGCCACTCTTGAGGCCTATCGCATAAAGTCGGAAGTTTTTACACCTGAATCACTCTCATTGATGTGCCgtcaattaattgaaaattatttgctGCTGTCGCAAGAGGATCTACATGTCTGGGAAACAAATCCGGAAGAATTTG ccgCTGAAGAAGGTGGGGAAGCTTGGAAATACAGTCTTCGG CCTTGTACGGGATGTTTATTTCTAAGTCTTTTCCACGAATATCAATCGATCTTGAGTCCCGTACTGATTTCGATGCTTAACGAGAGCATGGGACTGATACCACCAGATGATATGAATCGTATAATCAAGAAGGATGCACTTTACAATGCTATTGGACTTGCAGCCTTTGAATTATTCGATGAGGTGGATTTTGATCGCTGGTTTAGTCAG GTTTTGTTGCAAGAACTTCGCGTTAAAGAGAATAACTACCGTATTCTACGACGAAGGGTGGTCTGGCTGTTGGGTCGTTGGATTGGTGTTAAACTATCGGTTGACCTCCGACCCTTGATTTACGAAACG GTCCTTGGTTTAATGGAACCCAGCGAAGATCTTGTCATTCGACTGTCTGCTGCTGTGACATTACGATCAGCTCTGGATGACTTTGAGTTCAACGCCGAGCAATTTCTTCCGTTTCTAGAACGCTCTTTCTCATTGTTATTCACTCTTTTGAAAGAGACTGAAGAATGTGAAACCAAA ATGAATGTGTTAAATGTGATGTCGCTTCTCATCGAATTACTGGGGAACCAAATGAAGCCTTTTCTCGGTACGTTGCTGCAACTCCTTCCCGCTTTATGGGATGCTTCTGAGGAGCACAATCTTCTACGGTGCGCTATTATTAGCACCCTCGTTCATGTTGTTAag GGAGTAGGAAGTAATACTGAAGATCTGCTTCATTGTCTGCTACCAGTTGTGGCCTACAGTACTGACTCTGAGCAACCTGCCCATGTATATTTGCTGGACGATGCTTTAGCTTTGTGGCAGGCCATGATCGAATCATTGTCTCAGGCTAATCCTCAAGTACTGCAGCTGTTGAACAATATGCCCCAGCTTCTAG AACTAGGATCTGAAAATCTCATTATATGCTGCGATATTCTTAAGGCATACATATATTTGTGCCCTGATGAATTTTTTGCG ATGTACGGATCTCGCATCGTCAATGTTCTAATGGAACAAATTGTCGACATGCGTCCCGAAGGTGAAATAAGAGTTATGTCTGTGATAGAGAGCATGCTTGTTAATCGTCCAGAAACCGCAGCATCAATCGTTTCTCCCATTTTACCATTCGTGGTTTC gagctTATTGGATGGATCAAGCACAGCTTTGATTATCACCTCCTTCTTTTCGGCCATATCTCGGGTTGTGCTTGCTTCCAAGGATATTTTCTTCCAA GTAATTGCAGAAGTTGctcgaagagaaaaacaaaccccTGAGTTTGTACTGGACAAGTTTATGACTCTATGGATTGACAAAATGTCCAGCGTTTTCGcattagaaaagaagaaactcctGGCTATTGCGTTGGCTTCCCTTTTGACTTGCCAATCaga TATTATTTTGGACAAAGTATGTGGACTTTTTATGCGCATCTGTGAAACGATCAATGACATATTGCCACCGACTGATTCCGGGGAAGAAATCGA tcGATTGGTGTACACCCCTGGACATGTTCAAGCTGATGAAGGAGAAGAGGAAGTTGACAATGAGCACTTAAAAAGATACATTTCTACTCGTCGCTCCTTGGATCCAGTTTTCACACTTCCGCTTCCTACATACTTTCGCAGTCAG ATATCGCAGTTGGAGGCACAAGTTGGTTCATCCCGCTTTCAAGAAATGACGCAGACAGTCGATAATGAAACTTTGGAAATGATGCGAAATTTCCTCGGCTCTCATCCTCGCAACAACCAATTGTGA